In a genomic window of Meleagris gallopavo isolate NT-WF06-2002-E0010 breed Aviagen turkey brand Nicholas breeding stock chromosome 1, Turkey_5.1, whole genome shotgun sequence:
- the FEZF1 gene encoding fez family zinc finger protein 1, with the protein MGWPESAALSWFRRCGGGRSRACGPVTREGAESDRERGGREKKRGVYQSGSKRANKREPTMDNSGHHTATKILAAPSARESLSARSTMIGTPKPLAFSIERIMARTPEPRSVPVPQLLHGSAAKGDAKHPLHLGSSIPCMIPFVPVAYDPLGKAAGAEPRKAPLDSSSSPSFSCGDLLNCALSLKGDFPRDALPLQQYKLVRPRVVNHSSFHAMGALCYFNRGDGPCHPASGVNIHPVASYFLSSPLQPQPKAYLAERNKLVLPPADKFPAGVAFKDLSQAQLQHYMKESAQILSEKIAYKSAEFGRGSPSSKPKVFTCEVCGKVSRAPPPPSRPRRVFNAHYNLTRHMPVHTGARPFVCKVCGKGFRQASTLCRHKIIHTQEKPHKCNQCGKAFNRSSTLNTHTRIHAGYKPFVCEFCGKGFHQKGNYKNHKLTHSGEKQFKCNICNKAFHQVYNLTFHMHTHNDKKPFTCPTCGKGFCRNFDLKKHVRKLHDSAMGLPRPPAELGGHAFRGDQAEVDVLFPNSLGGRCEIPFLLLHEYVP; encoded by the exons ATGGGCTGGCCTGAGTCCGCCGCGCTGAGCTGGTTCCGCCGGTGCGGCGGCGGCCGCTCCCGTGCGTGCGGACCGGTGACGAGAGAAGGGGCAGAGAGTGACAGAGAGAGgggggggagagaaaaaaaaagaggcgTCTACCAAAGCGGCTCAAAGCGGGCGAACAAACGGGAGCCAACCATGGACAATAGTGGCCATCACACGGCGACCAAAATCCTCGCGGCTCCTTCTGCGAGAGAAAGCCTTTCTGCCAGGAGCACCATGATCGGCACGCCCAAGCCCCTCGCCTTCTCCATCGAGCGCATCATGGCGCGGACGCCCGAGCCCCGCTCCGTGCCCGTCCCGCAGCTCCTGCACGGCTCCGCGGCCAAAGGCGACGCCAAGCACCCGCTGCACCTCGGCTCCTCCATCCCCTGCATGATCCCCTTCGTGCCGGTGGCGTACGACCCCCTGGGCAAAGCGGCGGGCGCGGAGCCCAGGAAGGCGCCCTTGGACTCCTCTTCCTCGCCCTCCTTCAGCTGCGGCGATCTCTTGAACTGTGCCCTGAGCCTGAAAGGAGATTTCCCCCGCGACGCCCTGCCCTTGCAGCAGTACAAACTGGTAAGACCCCGAGTGGTCAATCACTCCTCCTTCCACGCCATGGGAGCCCTGTGCTATTTCAACCGAGGCGACGGCCCCTGTCACCCGGCCTCCGGTGTCAACATCCACCCGGTGGCTTCTTATTTCCTCAGCTCCCCGCTGCAGCCGCAGCCCAAGGCGTACCTGGCGGAGCGGAACAAGCTGGTGCTGCCGCCCGCCGACAAGTTCCCCGCCGGGGTGGCCTTCAAGGACTTGTCgcaggcacagctgcagcattaCATGAAGGAGAGTGCCCAGATCCTCTCGGAAAAGATCGCCTACAAGAGCGCGGAGTTCGGCCGCGGCTCGCCGAGCAGCAAGCCCAAAGTTTTCACGTGCGAAGTTTGCGGGAAGGTAAGTAGAGCCCCGCCGCCTCCCTCCCGTCCCCGCCGC GTATTCAATGCACACTATAACCTAACTCGCCACATGCCGGTGCACACGGGAGCCAGACCCTTCGTTTGCAAAGTTTGCGGGAAGGGCTTCAGGCAGGCGAGCACGCTGTGCCGCCACAAGATCATCCACACGCAG GAGAAGCCCCACAAGTGCAACCAGTGCGGCAAAGCCTTCAACCGGAGCTCGACCCTGAACACGCACACGCGGATCCACGCCGGTTACAAACCCTTTGTTTGCGAATTCTGTGGCAAAGGGTTTCACCAGAAAG gCAACTACAAAAACCACAAGCTGACCCACAGCGGGGAAAAGCAATTCAAGTGCAATATCTGCAACAAGGCTTTCCACCAGGTGTACAACCTCACCTTCCACATGCACACCCACAACGACAAGAAGCCCTTCACCTGCCCCACCTGCGGCAAAGGCTTCTGTCGGAACTTTGACCTCAAGAAGCACGTCCGCAAGCTGCACGACAGTGCCATGGGGCTGCCTCGGCCCCCGGCCGAGCTGGGCG